actccaggcttgtattaaactcccaaggttaactaccaagagggattttacagttaactgtctggctgggtgtccatcaaaggaagctatccctctcccccctttATGTATCACAACATTCCACCAccaataccatctgatcctgtgCTTTATTATGCCAGAGTTTCTCAATTTGTTCCATTGCTTCACCCTCAGAGGCATCAGCTTTTCCCAGTTCCAAACCCCAAATTATAATCCTTCCTATATTAATAAAATCTACAGCTAAACTATTTACATCCTTGTACAAGCCACCCCTTTACACACACCTAAgccctgaggatctcaaaacacaaacagaaataaCTGTGGAGCAGATATTACCCCATAGCCCAGTGCTACTGATAGGGGGGAAGGTGGTACAGAGAGTTGAAGccccagatcttcaaagatatGTAAGCACCTGTCATTGAAGTCATTAAGAGTTACACACCTAAACACCTTGGAGGATCTGAGTTTAAGTAGGGTTTAAGTTTCACAGACGGCAAATGTGGAAAATCAGGACAgcgggtgggggtaataggagcctatataagaaaaagaccccaaaatcgggactgtccctataaaattgggacatccgGTCAGCCtaggcttaagtgacttgcccgaggccaCATTGGAAAGACTGTGGCAGGGCTCGCAAGAGCTCTTCTGATTGCCTGTCCTGCAAGTTAGCCCCCAGACATCGCCACCGAGGGGGCGATGGCAGAAGGATGATGCCGTGCCCCCGGGCGGCGGGCGCACGCGGGCTGAAAGCGCAGGGGACGGGGCTCAGCGCCCGGCTCTGGCCTTTCCGGTGCCCGAGATCCAAGGCACGTGGGCCAGTCACCCAGGATCAGCCCGCTCCCCGCTGAGGGCCGCCCCAGCGGAAGCCCGGGGGTGGGAGGCCCCCTCTGCTCGGACTCGTCGggtgcaccccctccccagcccccacgcAGGCCAGCAAGGCGGGGAGCGGGCAGGTGACGGCTGCCGGGGCGGGGCCCCGCGGGGAGGAGGAGCCGCTGCAGGCGCGGCCCGGCGCGCTACCCCGGCAGCATGTTTGGGATGATCAGGAACTCCCTGTTCGGGTCGGTGGAGGGGTGgccctgccaggtgctgagcagagGGGAGAAGGTAGGAGCGGGCTGCCCGGGAGgaattgccccctccccctccccgagaTCTGCCccggagtttgggggcagggtgaCTGGGTTGGGGTGTTACACGGGGATGcgcctctcccccccctccccccttcccccggacGCCTCTGCCCTCCGTGTAAGCTGCCTAGCGGGGAAGCGTGTGCCCCTCCTTCCCCTAATCATCCAGTTCCTGGGGGTTGACACACACAAAGAAGCTGCGGGCAGTGAGTCGGGATCCTTTTCTTTCACCCCAAGTTTGCTCCCGCCTAAGCCTCCAGTAGTCCCGCTTGTTGGTGTTGTCAGTATGGGCCTTTTCCCCCTGGGTGTGCAGCCCCGGCACCAATCACCCTGCACAGACGTCCAGGAGGTGACttatttctccttcctttttaaaGGAATTATGTCACTGCCATTGCACAACTGGCCAAGTTGCAGATAGCGCCCGCATCCAGCGTTTTGGGCGCGgaggcctgcctgcctgccttatCTCTGCACTGCGTGCACTCTTGTCAAACAGGGCTTCAGAGGATTAAGCTAATGTAGCAAACGCTGAGAAACTATGGCCTTACATTGTGACCCTCTTTCTGGCTGATATCCATTGCTGTGAACTGTATCCAGGCAAGGAGAGAGTGTTCTGGTTTTACCtgttccacccccccacccccaaaacacatGTGCACACTCATGCATACACACACTTGCCTATCAAGTTCTACCACTCCTCTCTTAATATCTTATGCACACCAGAGAATCAGCAGGGCATTGAGTCCTCAGTGGAGAGTAATGTGAAAGTAGCTGGTCTGCTCAGGTCTTTCCTTGTTCAGAATCCAACTTGCTCATTGTTCCAAAAGAACTCCAATGTGATCTGTTAGGGCTTGCTGCTGTGTGTAACTGATTTGATCTGCATTTAGATGATGATGGTGCTTCCCAGGGGTGCAGGGTGGATAGGGGAGCCTTCGCTTGCAGGGCTGCTCCAACGGGAGCAAGGTGACCTAGCGCGTTTAATTCGCCCGTGCCTTTCAAGTCTAGGTTACGTTGTCCTGTTCtatctccattttttttccctGCCCCCATCATCATTGGTACCACAAACGGTGGTTAACCCCACATTGAGATCCGCTCTGTTGCAAAGACATGATGACATCTGAGCTGTTTGTTACATGCTGCTAAGTAGGCCACCAGGAGAGAGGCAGGAAGTGTTTCCACTCAGGAGAGAGACTGACAACTCCATGGTCAGTTTCTCTCCACCTAACATTGAAACTGGTCTTTGCACAGCAGGGTTATGTggagagggatggggggcagTGTATGTTCCTAGGATCTAATTTCCCCCAGGGAGGCAATTTCCTTGAGTTGTTATCTGCCTGTGTTCTCTTTCCAGGAGGAGGTAACCTATGAAGAAAGGACATGCGAAGGGGGGAAATTTGCTACAGTGGAGGTAGCTGGGAAACAATTTGATGAGGCCTCCAAGGAAGCGGTGCTCAAGCTTCTGAAATACGTGGGAGGAACTAATGATAAGGGTCAGAAACTTTGCAGACCTCCTTTGTTCAACTTCTAGTTTCATCTTGTCTGTGGGAAGGATTTGTAATTGTATTTTCTAAAGGACATTCTAAGTGGCTTCTTAGGGGAACTCCCGGCATGTATGCATATGGTGTGTGGGTTTTGTGCCTTAACTCACTGTATGTGCGGGGGACCCACCCTTTTATGTGGTGATGGCAGAGATTACTTTTGTAGCTTTTATCTTAGCTAGTGTAATTGCACAGGCTAGTCTAATTAATAATAaagtgtaataaataataaacttgCTTTATGTAAGTACGTACATTAATTTCCAATTTTCATCGTACTAAGCAAGGTGCTTCAGTAATATCCCACAacaagggtgtggggggagggtcacaGAGTAATTACAAGTCACCTAAAAATGCTCCTGcatctttcccagatgtctgagGAAGGCAGGTATACAGACTCCAGTAGCACATGGCAGGAAGAGGGGGAATGAATGGAAGAGGAAGCAGGTTGCAGTTCTGGAAAGAACAGCAATTGCACCAGCACAAAGTTAGTAAGTGTGGTGATGAGGGAAGGTACCTCTAGCCATAATCCATAGCACTGAAATGAGAAGTACTGCACCTAAGTGTATGAACAGGTAAGAGAGCACTGccaggacagagcactggactgggactcaggagagctgggttctatccctagcttggccactggcctgctgcatgaccttgggtaagtcacttcacctctctgtgccccagcaTCCCtgtctgtaagatggggataacGACCctgagctttgagatctactgacgaAAAGTGCTGTATGACAGCTAGATCGTTGTTGTtattctgctgcttctctttgaGTGATTTGAGGTTTCACAACCAGTGACAGCCtggagagaaggaaaaacaatcATCTCCTGTGCGAGTTGTAATCGTAATGTGCTGAATATACCTTCTGAGAACAACAAATTAATAGCTTACCATGTTGGGGTGGGATCACACACAGTCCTGGACGGAGCTAGAACAGTTCAGAGTTCTGAGTCATTGGCTCCCGCAGGGAGTGTTTTGTGCTGCCCCAGCTGAGGCTCGTAGGCtgcttcatgcttcagggcctaCACTGATTACCAGGTGGAGTCAGTGAGAAATTTCCCACAGTTGAGTTCATCACAGAATTTTAAACTATCCATAAAGCATCTGTCACTAGCTACGAAAGGACACAGGATCCTGACCCAGATCGGTCGCTGGTCTGTCTCATTATTGAAACTCCTGTGCTGTTagggtttgattttcagaggtgctgagccccggCAGCTCCTGCTGATTTCACTCTGAGTTGTgaatgttcagcatctctgaaaatctggcccctaatgCTTAGTTTCTCAAGGGCTTGGACTCTGCTTGTAATACCTCTGTCTGTATCTGCCTTAGGGGTTGGGATGGGCATGACTGCGCCAGTTTCCATCACTGCCTTTCCTGGTGAGGATGGCTCTTTACAGCAGAAAGTGAAGGTCTCACTCCGGATTCCGAGCCAATATCAGGACAGCCCTCCCCGTCCTGGTGATGAGAGCATTCAGATTGAAGAGCGAGAAGGAATCACCATTTACTCCACGTAAGGGGCAGATCTCAGTGTTCCCAGGCAGCTGGAAAGTGTTGGGGTTTGGATGCCCTTAAGAACAGGGTGCTCTAAAGAATACAGTTATGTTTGCCAGCTGACTCATCATTGGTTATAGATTTGTGTGCCACAGTGGAAGATTGAGGGAGCCTACTACACGTAACAAAAAAGCTTCCCCCTTAACGTTGTTCATGTTTCAGCACAAAGCAAACGGAATTCTTTTAACTTTCAAAGCAAATGTAGTGTCTGTGAAAGATGGCAGCTTGCAGTCCTGGAGATGAGAGTGGTCTCTGTACGTAACACGGACACTATCAGTGCAAGTTTCTTTTTCACACCAGTTAAGTGGGGATGAGACTGATGACAAAGGGAGTGAACAGTCAAGTAGCAAAGTTTGGAGGTgatacaaaattaatcaagatagttaagtccaaagttgactgaaaagttacaaagggatttcacaaaactgagtgacagggcaacagaatggcagatggaAATGCAACATTGATgagtgcaaagtaatgtacattggaaaaaataatcccaactacacatatataatgatggggtctaaattagccgttactactcaagaaagagattttggagtcatcacCGATAGTGAAACCTTTAGCTCAATGTGcatcagcagtcaaaaaggctaacaacgTTAGGAACTATTAGAAAAGTGATAGAAaattagacagaaaatatcatgataccactatgtaaatccatggtgagcccacaacttgaatactgtgtgcagttctggttgccccgtCTCAAACAGGATATTGTGGCACTGGAAAAGATGTAGAGAAAGGCAATAAAGATGATTacgggtatggaacggcttccatacaaggagaaaCTAAAAAGATTGGGGCTGTTGAGCTTATCAAAGAGATGATTAAGGAgagacatgatagaggtctataaaatcatgatcggtgtggagaaagtgaatagagaagagttatttacccttgcccacaatacaaaaaccggAAGCCACCAGATGAACTTGATGGGCAGCAGCAGGCTTAATACAAACAAGGAGTACTTTTTCATGTgatgcacaattaacctgtggaacttattgccaggggatatcgtaatggccaaaagtataactgggttcaaaaaagaattagataagtacTTGGAGGATAGCCACTGATTaacctattagccaagatggtcaaggacacaAGTCTagagatcacagtggtcccttcctACCTTAACGTCTGAGTCTATGAGGCCCATGCTCAGAGCAACCCTATACCTCTGACTGCCAaagccaggaggggaagacaggggtGGATTTCTCCAAAATAGTCCTGTTCCGTACACTCCACCTGAAGCTGTGGTACTGACACTGttggaaacaggatactgggctagatgggtcactggtctgacccagtctggcagcTCTTATGCTCTTAAAGTGGCATATTAGTGCAATAGTGGTGatagcagcaaagagtcctgtggcaccttgtagactaaagACTTAtgggagcataagctttcgtgggtgaatacctgcttcgtcggatgcatgacacccatgaaagcttatgctccaatacatctgctagtctataaagtgccacaggactctttgccgctcttacagatccagactaacacaactacccCTCTGATAGTGGTGATAATTTGTGTGAATGTGGGAGGAGTGAATACCTGCCTATTAGGAATTGGACTGAGATCATCAACTTATTTAACCTAAGTCAGTAAATTGCTGTCAAATAAGAACAACTTTCAGGCACTACCTGGGTCGTGCCAGGGTCCTAAACCTGTTGCTAAcaaaagcaaatgttttcagaataGGTTCCTCATCACTTCCTATAAGGCAGCTCCTGTAAACTGAAGAGAGAAAACCTGAATAAATTCCAGCTGCCACTTTCAGCTAAGAAACTGGGTTGTGAACCCCTTGGAAATAACACTCTGTCGGCCTAACTGGCCACTGGGGTGTCACTGTTGTGCCAAGGAAAACCATTGTTTTGTTCAGCTGCTGTGATTGGGCTGCCACTTATGAATGGCATTTCAGGCTGGACGTCTCTTttagggaggcaggggctggaaaTAGGCACAAAGgagtaaatataatttaaaaataaatacattagggTTTTCTCCTCTCCCGTTTCCTTTGTGGTTAGTTTTCAAGGAGCAGAACACTCCTCTGTCTCTCATATCAGTCTGGAGGTCCTTCGGCAGATTTCTGTTGAAATTATTGCTGATACAGATGTTGGCTATAGACCGTAAGAGGGTACGCCAGTAACTATGAGA
The Eretmochelys imbricata isolate rEreImb1 chromosome 1, rEreImb1.hap1, whole genome shotgun sequence DNA segment above includes these coding regions:
- the HEBP1 gene encoding heme-binding protein 1 isoform X2, which produces MFGMIRNSLFGSVEGWPCQVLSRGEKEEVTYEERTCEGGKFATVEVAGKQFDEASKEAVLKLLKYVGGTNDKGVGMGMTAPVSITAFPGEDGSLQQKVKVSLRIPSQYQDSPPRPGDESIQIEEREGITIYSTVVSLSVSTFGSFAGSLVVMPKKRIM
- the HEBP1 gene encoding heme-binding protein 1 isoform X1, with the translated sequence MFGMIRNSLFGSVEGWPCQVLSRGEKEEVTYEERTCEGGKFATVEVAGKQFDEASKEAVLKLLKYVGGTNDKGVGMGMTAPVSITAFPGEDGSLQQKVKVSLRIPSQYQDSPPRPGDESIQIEEREGITIYSTQFGGYAKEEDYVNYAAKLRSALGSEAAYHKDFYLCNGYDPPMKPYWRRNEVWFVKE